A genomic window from Gossypium hirsutum isolate 1008001.06 chromosome D12, Gossypium_hirsutum_v2.1, whole genome shotgun sequence includes:
- the LOC107946417 gene encoding uncharacterized protein has translation MAMQTGVGFSKILILAGAGYTGTILLKNGKLSDMLGELQSLVKGLEKTGDQSDDSDALLAQVRRLSTEIRQLASARQITVLNGDSGVKLTSLVIPAATLGALGYGYMWWKGISFSDLFWVTKRNMALAVENLTKHLDSVSDALSAAKKHLTQRIQNLDDKMETQKEISKSIQESVEEARMDLSNIEYDLDALQRMISGLDGKIGSLEYKQDLANAGVWYLCNMVGGKKAKMPEALQEQLKLSGKPRSLLMHSGTPTTKGLKDFVDIFSASMKDSGRDVIVQDDIYNLEDEPRGLHGSISGRC, from the exons ATGGCGATGCAAACCGGAGTCGGCTTTTCGAAGATTTTGATCCTTGCCGGCGCAG GTTACACCGGTACGATCCTTCTCAAGAACGGTAAGCTATCGGACATGTTAGGCGAATTGCAG TCTCTTGTGAAGGGACTGGAAAAAACTGGGGACCAATCAGATGATTCAGATGCCCTTCTGGCTCAG GTGCGTCGTCTCTCAACGGAGATTAGGCAACTGGCCTCAGCACGGCAGATAACTGTTCTGAATGGGGATTCCGGCG TTAAGTTAACCTCTCTGGTAATCCCTGCTGCTACCTTGGGGGCATTGGGTTATGGTTACATGTGGTGGAAG GGCATTTCGTTCTCTGATCTATTTTGGGTAACAAAACGCAATATGGCATTGGCTGTGGAGAACTTAACAAAACATCTGGATTCTGTGTCAGATGCTCTCTCT GCTGCAAAGAAGCATTTGACCCAACGTATCCAGAACCTGGATGATAAAATGGAAACACAAAAGGAAATCTCAAAAAGCATTCAAGAAAGT GTAGAAGAGGCTCGTATGGATCTTTCCAACATTGAATATGATTTGGACGCACTGCAGAGAATGATTTCTGGTTTG GATGGAAAAATAGGTTCATTGGAATATAAGCAG GATCTTGCCAATGCTGGTGTGTGGTACCTTTGTAACATGGTTGGGGGCAAGAAAGCAAAGATGCCTGAAGCCCTGCAG GAGCAACTTAAACTTTCTGGGAAACCTCGTTCTTTACTCATGCATTCAGGAACTCCAACTACAAAG GGTCTGAAAGACTTTGTAGATATTTTTTCTGCAAGTATGAAAGATTCAGGTCGAGATGTTATCGtgcaagatgatatttataatttggAGGATGAGCCAAGAGGCCTGCACGG GAGCATTTCAGGTAGGTGTTGA
- the LOC107947604 gene encoding AP2-like ethylene-responsive transcription factor At1g79700, whose protein sequence is MEIVTAKSEFRPGRTRLCTAEDNAIDTKCIKRRRRDHSNGALGLSNQQQQHQQLQGDQPTATTVKRSSRFRGVSRHRWTGRFEAHLWDKGSWNPTQRKKGKQVYLGAYDEEESAARAYDLAAIKYWGTSTFTNFPVSDYGTEIEIMRSVTKEEYLASLRRRSSGFSRGVSRYRGVARHHHNGRWEARIGRVFGNKYLYLGTYSTQEEAAHAYDIAAIEYRGINAVTNFDLSTYIRWLKPGANDALISEQIKTASATRPMMTSNIFPTEQTNGLTLFNSNPLTEEAIDIRKKGVVSPCPKSSPALSLLLRSSMFNKLVEQNLNANYDQTEEKMAVGKNGGGEMLCNEVDGGVLPFMCSNNTGLESKESKVPLYNKTGQSMWNGALNLLTNA, encoded by the exons ATGGAAATTGTCACTGCGAAATCTGAATTCAGACCCGGAAGAACTCGTTTGTGCACGGCGGAAGACAATGCTATCGACACTAAGTGCATCAAAAGACGTCGAAGAGATCACTCTAATGGTGCATTAGGCTTGAGTAATCAACAACAACAGCATCAACAGCTACAAGGTGATCAACCTACAGCAACTACTGTGAAGAGAAGTTCAAGATTCAGGGGTGTCAGCAG ACATCGTTGGACCGGAAGGTTCGAAGCTCATTTATGGGATAAAGGTTCATGGAATCCGACACAAAGGAAGAAGGGAAAACAAG TCTATCTTG GAGCTTATGATGAAGAAGAATCTGCAGCAAGAGCCTATGATTTGGCTGCCATTAAATACTGGGGAACATCAACTTTCACAAATTTTCCT GTATCTGATTATGGCACGGAGATTGAGATAATGAGAAGTGTAACAAAGGAGGAATACTTGGCCTCTTTAAGAAG GAGAAGCAGTGGATTCTCAAGGGGTGTTTCCAGGTATAGAGGAGTAGCAAG GCATCATCATAATGGGAGATGGGAGGCAAGGATAGGGAGGGTTTTTGGAAATAAATATCTTTATCTCGGCACATACA GTACACAAGAGGAGGCTGCTCATGCTTATGATATTGCAGCGATCGAGTACAGAGGGATCAATGCTGTAACCAACTTTGATTTAAGCACATACATCAGATGGCTAAAACCAGGAGCCAACGATGCCCTTATTTCGGAACAAATTAAGACAGCCTCGGCAACTCGGCCGATGATGACATCGAACATTTTCCCAACTGAGCAAACAAATGGCTTAACTCTCTTTAACTCCAATCCTCTAACAGAAGAAGCCATAGATATCCGAAAGAAGGGCGTTGTTAGTCCTTGTCCCAAGTCATCACCAGCATTGAGTCTCCTGCTTAGGTCTTCGATGTTTAACAAACTAGTAGAGCAGAACTTGAACGCAAACTACGACCAAACTGAAGAGAAGATGGCGGTTGGTAAGAATGGAGGGGGAGAAATGTTGTGCAATGAAGTTGATGGTGGTGTACTCCCTTTTATGTGCTCCAACAACACAGGTTTAGAATCAAAGGAAAGTAAAGTTCCATTGTACAATAAAACAGGGCAGTCCATGTGGAATGGTGCCTTAAACCTTTTAACTAACGCATAG